The following are encoded in a window of Terriglobales bacterium genomic DNA:
- a CDS encoding SDR family NAD(P)-dependent oxidoreductase: protein MSARLREKVAVITGASMGIGEALARLFVEEGATVALASRDEPRLEAARARIGHVDRTLAVACDVCNREDIERVLSLTLRNFGGVDIWINNAGCGMHDSVEAMDRDACRRMFETNFFAAIDAMQLAIPVMRRQGGGTIINISSVAGHIPVPFQGAYSATKFALNAISKAARMELVGSGVHVMTVCPGYIATDFRAHRILGRDQRHLDDQRRGATAESVATDILAAYLKGKREIYSPWYYWFAAKLYGVAPQVVEWALSRRINNP, encoded by the coding sequence GTCTGCACGACTCAGGGAAAAGGTTGCCGTAATCACCGGCGCTTCGATGGGGATCGGCGAGGCGTTGGCGCGATTGTTCGTCGAGGAAGGTGCGACCGTCGCTCTGGCCTCGCGTGACGAGCCACGCCTGGAGGCAGCCCGCGCGCGTATCGGCCACGTTGACCGCACCTTGGCGGTGGCCTGCGATGTATGTAACCGCGAAGACATCGAGCGCGTGCTCTCGCTGACGTTGCGCAATTTCGGTGGCGTCGATATCTGGATCAATAATGCCGGTTGTGGCATGCACGATTCGGTCGAGGCGATGGACCGCGATGCCTGCCGGCGGATGTTCGAGACCAACTTCTTCGCCGCCATTGACGCCATGCAATTGGCAATTCCGGTCATGAGGCGCCAAGGCGGGGGCACGATCATCAACATTTCCAGTGTCGCGGGACACATTCCGGTGCCGTTCCAGGGTGCGTACAGCGCGACGAAGTTCGCTCTCAACGCCATCAGCAAAGCGGCGCGGATGGAATTGGTGGGGAGCGGCGTGCATGTGATGACCGTTTGCCCGGGATACATTGCCACCGATTTCCGCGCCCACCGGATCCTCGGGCGCGACCAGCGTCATTTAGACGATCAGCGCCGCGGCGCCACGGCCGAATCGGTGGCCACGGACATTCTCGCGGCATACTTGAAGGGCAAACGGGAAATCTACAGCCCCTGGTACTACTGGTTCGCTGCCAAGCTATACGGAGTAGCCCCGCAAGTGGTGGAGTGGGCGCTTTCGAGGCGGATCAACAACCCCTAG
- a CDS encoding DUF3592 domain-containing protein, protein MLGVVLLGILVSVVVKNTASGLVYSYASERWPRTTAQVVDSEVYHDGTAVPPRWEPAVVYQYKVSDQTFTSGRVRFLMPPIYRREEATHIAESYKVGRVVRVAYDPADPRESVLEPGPPSGTLKEILIVLFLISLTGYIYYEIHHPERRILLRTKSSSR, encoded by the coding sequence ATGCTGGGTGTCGTCCTTCTGGGAATCCTTGTCAGTGTTGTCGTAAAGAACACAGCTTCGGGCCTGGTCTATTCCTACGCGAGCGAGCGCTGGCCTCGCACAACAGCGCAAGTTGTCGATTCAGAGGTGTATCACGACGGCACGGCCGTCCCACCTCGATGGGAGCCTGCGGTGGTCTACCAGTACAAGGTCAGCGATCAGACCTTCACGTCCGGCAGGGTGCGCTTCCTCATGCCCCCGATCTACCGTCGTGAAGAGGCGACGCACATCGCCGAATCCTACAAGGTCGGGCGTGTGGTCCGGGTCGCTTACGATCCTGCCGATCCCAGGGAGAGCGTGTTGGAGCCAGGCCCGCCGTCTGGCACACTGAAGGAAATCTTGATTGTGCTGTTTCTTATTAGCCTAACCGGTTACATTTATTACGAAATCCATCATCCCGAGCGCCGAATCCTGCTACGGACTAAGAGTTCAAGCCGGTAA
- a CDS encoding 4Fe-4S dicluster domain-containing protein, with product MARYAMVIDLTKCVGCQACTAACNKEWDVPLGFARTRVHPTGVMGTFPNLSSGFRIAQCNQCDRPGCVAACPTGATRQSEDGIVHIDRGLCIGCGYCVDACPYDARYISPVLNQADKCDFCSARLERGLEPACVATCTAHAKYFGDLEDSRSDVFRLVYEQGAKRLESREVAIGPNVFYAGRDRDLEPVLASFAPHPPRPVPSREFWARVLRPLVIAGVGATFLGQAVAFFYQLAIGEPEEKHGEKS from the coding sequence ATGGCGCGATACGCGATGGTCATCGACCTGACGAAGTGTGTCGGCTGCCAGGCCTGCACCGCGGCCTGCAATAAGGAGTGGGACGTACCGCTGGGGTTCGCCCGCACCCGCGTCCATCCCACCGGCGTGATGGGCACGTTCCCCAACCTCTCCTCGGGGTTCCGGATTGCGCAGTGCAATCAATGCGACCGGCCCGGGTGCGTAGCCGCGTGCCCAACGGGAGCCACCCGCCAGTCGGAGGACGGCATCGTCCACATCGACCGAGGGTTGTGCATCGGCTGCGGCTACTGCGTGGACGCGTGCCCCTACGATGCGCGTTACATCAGCCCTGTGCTGAACCAGGCTGACAAGTGCGATTTCTGCTCCGCCCGCCTGGAGCGCGGGCTGGAACCGGCTTGCGTCGCCACTTGCACCGCCCACGCCAAGTATTTCGGGGACCTGGAGGATTCCCGCAGCGACGTCTTCCGGCTGGTGTACGAGCAAGGTGCAAAGAGGTTGGAGAGCCGCGAGGTCGCCATCGGTCCGAATGTCTTCTACGCCGGCCGGGATCGGGACCTGGAGCCGGTGCTGGCCTCGTTCGCGCCCCATCCACCGCGTCCGGTCCCTTCCCGGGAGTTTTGGGCGCGCGTCCTGCGGCCGCTGGTGATCGCCGGGGTGGGGGCGACATTCCTGGGCCAGGCGGTCGCATTCTTCTACCAGCTCGCGATCGGCGAGCCCGAAGAGAAACACGGGGAGAAGAGTTGA
- a CDS encoding cytochrome b/b6 domain-containing protein: MATIARAPRTLSAAEADALSQRQVKKHDIAIMLLHWFNAFVWLLELGTGLAMLTSDLRVMPWWYVRIVQGFFGSKANMLQFHLAVGITWIVVFLAYGTFGFRTYLQKEVLRREISLDADDWQWLRIRILGILRLSGEQLPQQGIYNAGQKLFALLVYLMVPVIMITGLLMTFHLGNAALIGWAAAIHFAAVGAVVSGLMIHVYMGAVLPEEKPAFFSMITGNVNELYAYSHHFKWWRDVSRWRGLPAGTDEKPASQGSHIEGEKQR, encoded by the coding sequence ATGGCAACGATCGCCCGAGCACCGCGTACCTTGAGCGCCGCCGAGGCCGATGCGCTCTCGCAGCGCCAGGTCAAGAAGCACGACATCGCCATCATGCTGCTCCACTGGTTCAACGCGTTCGTGTGGCTGCTGGAACTGGGCACCGGGCTGGCGATGCTGACCTCCGACTTGCGCGTGATGCCGTGGTGGTACGTGCGCATCGTCCAGGGTTTCTTTGGCTCCAAGGCCAACATGCTGCAGTTCCATCTTGCGGTCGGGATCACGTGGATCGTCGTGTTCCTGGCCTATGGCACCTTTGGGTTCCGCACCTATCTGCAGAAGGAGGTGTTGCGCCGCGAGATCAGCCTGGACGCCGACGACTGGCAATGGCTGCGTATCCGCATTTTGGGTATCCTCCGGCTGAGCGGAGAACAGTTGCCGCAGCAGGGCATCTACAACGCGGGCCAGAAACTGTTCGCGTTGTTGGTGTACCTGATGGTGCCGGTCATCATGATCACCGGGCTGCTCATGACGTTCCACCTGGGGAACGCAGCCCTGATCGGCTGGGCGGCCGCCATCCACTTCGCGGCCGTCGGCGCCGTCGTTTCCGGGCTGATGATTCACGTCTACATGGGCGCGGTGCTTCCGGAAGAAAAGCCCGCATTCTTCTCCATGATCACGGGCAATGTGAACGAGCTGTACGCGTACAGCCACCATTTCAAGTGGTGGAGAGACGTGTCCCGCTGGCGCGGTTTGCCCGCCGGCACGGATGAGAAGCCGGCCTCGCAGGGATCGCACATAGAAGGGGAGAAACAGCGATGA
- a CDS encoding endonuclease/exonuclease/phosphatase family protein produces the protein MVWNIERGSQLQRVIDFLVEAKPDLVLLQEVDLNARRTHHLDVAREIAEKLHMNYVLGRAFQELTQGSRTSPAYHGQTTLSRWPLPNPRVIRFHEQSKFWRPRWFVPQMDAFQRRAGGRMALFCDVNVAGQTLVAYNLHLESRGNDDLRRSQLMEVLDDSRSYGSGVPLVVAGDMNFDVSQGDAPVRIRNARFRNAFGDGAHTPTAPSSFFHHGRPIDWILMGGPAAGSDPRVYGAVSASDNFPLSINLAFE, from the coding sequence GTGGTGTGGAACATCGAGCGTGGGTCACAACTGCAACGTGTAATCGATTTTCTGGTCGAAGCAAAACCTGACTTGGTCCTGCTGCAGGAAGTGGACCTGAACGCTCGCCGAACCCACCATCTGGATGTTGCCCGCGAGATCGCCGAGAAGCTGCATATGAACTACGTTCTCGGGCGCGCGTTTCAGGAGCTGACGCAGGGCTCGCGCACATCGCCCGCATACCATGGGCAGACGACACTGTCTCGCTGGCCGCTGCCGAATCCTCGTGTCATACGCTTCCACGAGCAATCAAAGTTCTGGCGGCCACGTTGGTTTGTTCCGCAGATGGACGCGTTTCAGCGGCGTGCCGGCGGCCGCATGGCTCTCTTCTGCGATGTGAACGTTGCAGGACAGACGCTTGTCGCATACAACCTCCACCTGGAGAGCCGCGGAAACGATGACTTGCGGCGCTCGCAGCTTATGGAAGTCCTGGACGATAGCCGTAGCTACGGCTCAGGGGTGCCGCTGGTCGTCGCGGGTGACATGAACTTCGACGTGTCGCAGGGCGATGCACCGGTGCGCATACGCAATGCACGGTTCCGAAACGCATTTGGAGATGGTGCGCACACGCCGACGGCGCCATCGTCTTTCTTTCATCACGGTCGCCCGATCGACTGGATCCTGATGGGCGGTCCGGCCGCGGGCAGCGATCCTCGCGTTTACGGGGCCGTCTCGGCGTCTGACAATTTTCCTCTATCGATCAACTTGGCATTCGAGTAG
- a CDS encoding 4Fe-4S dicluster domain-containing protein, which yields MKEQAILVDTTHCTGCNSCTYRCIQEFGDQEIAARGIFRNVVQIKDEGMLRTQCMNCKDPQCAQKSSAFTKTSYGAVLVDPAKLTNAKEVEEACPFHAIRYDEETKKVATCNLCAHRVSEGKQPACVDACPASALQSGDYEAMVARANELATAKKLKIYGLKENGGTHVIILTKADPAVLGYPKLGKTRLKAELITDMTALPLVAGAVCMGLRKYGERRATVEKAENKEKHA from the coding sequence ATGAAAGAACAAGCGATCTTAGTCGACACAACCCACTGCACCGGGTGCAATTCCTGCACCTACCGATGCATCCAGGAATTCGGCGATCAGGAAATCGCGGCCCGGGGGATCTTCCGGAACGTGGTCCAGATCAAGGATGAGGGGATGCTGCGCACGCAGTGCATGAACTGCAAGGACCCGCAGTGTGCGCAAAAGTCGTCGGCTTTCACCAAGACGTCCTACGGGGCGGTGCTGGTGGATCCGGCGAAGCTGACCAATGCCAAGGAGGTCGAGGAGGCCTGCCCCTTCCACGCCATCCGCTATGACGAGGAGACGAAAAAGGTGGCCACCTGCAACCTCTGCGCGCATCGCGTGAGCGAAGGCAAGCAGCCGGCCTGCGTGGACGCCTGCCCCGCGAGCGCTCTTCAGTCCGGAGATTACGAAGCCATGGTGGCGCGGGCCAACGAGCTTGCCACCGCCAAGAAGCTGAAGATCTATGGGCTGAAGGAGAACGGTGGCACCCACGTGATCATCCTCACCAAGGCAGATCCTGCCGTCCTGGGGTATCCCAAGCTCGGCAAGACACGGCTCAAGGCGGAACTGATCACCGACATGACGGCGCTGCCACTGGTCGCCGGGGCCGTCTGCATGGGCCTAAGAAAGTACGGCGAACGGCGCGCGACCGTGGAAAAGGCCGAGAACAAGGAAAAGCACGCGTAA
- a CDS encoding molybdopterin-dependent oxidoreductase: protein MAGKVTRREFVKLTAGAGAALGAVGTAVAETPRPGWRGTQRVTQIATNCEMCFWRCGILAEVADGKVVRISGNPEHPLTRGRLCARGNAGAELLYDPDRLKHPMLRAGKRGEGKFERVSWDKALDVFARRLNDIKVQYGPESVALFPHGVGATFFATLMKAFGTPNRAEPSFAQCRGARDVGYALTFGRDLGSPEPLDLEEAKLIILIGSHLGENVFTSQITAFAEALSRGAKLVVVDPRFSTAAAKADWWLPIRPGTDIALLLAWTNVLIQEGGYDQPYIQAHATGFTELAAHVGGCTPEWAESITELPAKQIRETARAMADAKPAVLLHPGRHTSWYGDDAQRARAMAILTALTGSWGREGGIFLPTAVKTGKFELPPFPKSPRGRADGAGTRFPFASEDQGVTNGLVEATLTGKPYPIKAWIVYGQNVLESIPERHKTLRAIEQLDFLAVVDVMPVEQVNHADLVLPEATYLERYDMPHIVSSAKKPFIAVRQPVVEPLHESKPGWWIVREMARRLGLEAYFPWKTPEQHLQVLMTPMRVSENQLRARGAVTFEGRPYIEDRLPEDGPLFPTPSGKIELYSTTLKQAGFDPLPRYIPVADPPLGTFRLLDGRTPVHSFARTQNNALLGSLEAENVVWINAASARTLGLREAQRVVLENQDGVKSLPITLRVTEGIRRDCVFMVHGFGQQGERMRRAYRRGASDTGLMTRVQVDPIMGATGMRVNFVRILKVEG, encoded by the coding sequence ATGGCCGGCAAGGTCACGCGCCGCGAATTCGTCAAACTTACTGCTGGAGCGGGCGCTGCCCTCGGGGCGGTCGGCACCGCCGTGGCCGAAACACCGCGACCAGGCTGGCGCGGTACGCAGCGCGTAACCCAGATCGCAACCAATTGCGAGATGTGCTTCTGGCGCTGTGGGATCCTGGCCGAGGTGGCGGATGGCAAGGTGGTGCGGATCTCCGGCAACCCCGAGCATCCCCTCACCCGCGGACGCCTCTGCGCACGTGGCAATGCCGGCGCCGAGCTCCTTTACGATCCTGACCGGCTGAAGCACCCCATGCTGCGGGCGGGCAAGCGCGGCGAAGGTAAGTTCGAGCGCGTAAGCTGGGACAAGGCGCTGGATGTCTTTGCCCGGCGTCTGAACGACATCAAGGTGCAGTACGGCCCGGAGAGCGTCGCGCTCTTTCCTCACGGCGTTGGGGCCACGTTTTTCGCGACTCTGATGAAGGCGTTCGGCACTCCCAACCGGGCGGAGCCTTCCTTCGCCCAGTGCCGCGGCGCGCGCGACGTCGGCTACGCGCTCACGTTCGGGCGCGATCTTGGTTCGCCCGAGCCGCTCGACCTGGAAGAAGCCAAGCTCATCATCCTCATTGGATCGCATCTCGGCGAAAATGTGTTCACCTCCCAGATCACTGCCTTCGCCGAGGCGCTCTCCCGCGGAGCGAAGCTGGTGGTGGTGGACCCGCGCTTCTCCACCGCCGCGGCGAAGGCCGATTGGTGGCTTCCCATCCGCCCCGGTACGGACATCGCGCTGCTGCTGGCGTGGACGAACGTGCTCATTCAAGAGGGCGGATACGACCAGCCATACATCCAGGCGCATGCCACCGGGTTCACTGAACTGGCGGCTCACGTCGGTGGATGCACGCCGGAGTGGGCGGAATCGATCACCGAGCTCCCGGCGAAGCAGATCCGGGAAACGGCGCGTGCTATGGCCGACGCGAAACCGGCGGTCCTGCTTCATCCCGGGCGGCACACGAGTTGGTACGGCGACGACGCCCAGCGCGCCCGCGCCATGGCCATTCTCACCGCCCTGACCGGCAGTTGGGGGCGCGAGGGCGGGATCTTTCTCCCGACCGCGGTGAAGACCGGAAAGTTCGAGCTTCCGCCATTTCCCAAGTCGCCGCGGGGCCGGGCCGACGGCGCCGGCACTCGCTTCCCTTTCGCTTCCGAGGACCAGGGTGTCACCAATGGCCTGGTCGAGGCCACGCTCACGGGGAAGCCGTATCCCATCAAGGCTTGGATCGTTTACGGCCAAAATGTACTGGAGAGCATCCCCGAACGGCACAAGACGCTGCGCGCCATCGAGCAACTGGACTTCCTCGCCGTCGTGGACGTAATGCCGGTGGAGCAGGTCAATCACGCCGACCTCGTCCTCCCGGAAGCTACCTACCTGGAGCGCTACGACATGCCGCACATCGTCAGTAGCGCTAAGAAACCGTTCATCGCGGTGCGGCAGCCGGTCGTCGAGCCTCTGCATGAGTCGAAGCCGGGATGGTGGATCGTCAGGGAGATGGCGCGGCGCCTCGGCCTGGAAGCCTATTTTCCCTGGAAGACGCCGGAGCAACATCTCCAGGTCCTGATGACCCCGATGCGCGTCAGCGAGAACCAACTCCGGGCGCGCGGCGCGGTCACATTCGAAGGCCGCCCGTACATCGAGGACCGCCTGCCGGAAGACGGGCCGCTATTTCCGACACCCAGCGGCAAGATCGAACTCTATTCCACGACCCTGAAGCAGGCGGGATTCGATCCATTGCCGCGCTACATCCCGGTCGCCGATCCGCCGTTGGGCACGTTCCGGCTGCTAGACGGCCGCACCCCAGTACACTCCTTCGCCCGCACTCAGAACAACGCGCTTCTAGGCTCGCTCGAAGCGGAGAACGTGGTCTGGATCAACGCCGCTTCGGCCCGCACGCTTGGGCTGCGCGAGGCTCAACGGGTCGTGCTCGAGAACCAAGACGGGGTGAAGAGCCTGCCGATCACGCTGCGGGTCACGGAGGGCATCCGTCGCGACTGCGTATTCATGGTGCACGGCTTCGGCCAGCAAGGCGAGCGCATGCGCCGCGCCTACCGCCGTGGCGCTTCCGACACCGGCCTCATGACGCGCGTGCAGGTGGACCCGATCATGGGCGCGACCGGGATGCGGGTGAACTTCGTGCGCATCCTGAAGGTGGAGGGCTAG
- a CDS encoding rhodanese-like domain-containing protein, producing MTIVLVAVLVVAAVVIGRTVRAAETAAAVATMTQDTGQVTAGELAQWVLEKHQDYQLVDLRDPWHFDDYHIPTAINIPRNALFQAENLKRLDRQKKVVVYSLGAGEAAKTQLLLTMKGYRAYALEDGIIGWWDEIMTPTSIRSAKPSSSGYQQARQLREYFMAGKAAAVAPTGAPGMPAPAANPVSPPIKKEVTPATKKELPPAKKKPTTPSEQEKQKLKLGTGCS from the coding sequence GTGACGATCGTGCTGGTCGCCGTACTAGTCGTGGCAGCGGTGGTCATCGGCCGCACGGTAAGGGCGGCGGAGACCGCGGCCGCGGTCGCAACCATGACGCAGGACACCGGGCAGGTGACCGCCGGAGAACTGGCGCAGTGGGTCCTCGAGAAACACCAGGATTACCAATTGGTGGACCTGCGCGATCCCTGGCACTTCGACGACTACCACATCCCGACGGCCATCAACATTCCGCGCAATGCGCTTTTCCAGGCGGAGAACCTGAAGCGCCTCGACCGGCAGAAGAAGGTCGTCGTTTACAGCCTGGGAGCCGGCGAAGCCGCCAAGACGCAATTGCTGCTCACCATGAAGGGATATCGCGCTTACGCGCTGGAAGACGGCATCATCGGCTGGTGGGACGAGATCATGACCCCGACCTCCATCCGCTCCGCCAAGCCTTCTTCTTCCGGGTATCAGCAGGCGCGCCAGCTGCGGGAGTACTTCATGGCCGGGAAAGCGGCTGCGGTCGCACCCACGGGGGCACCCGGGATGCCGGCGCCGGCTGCCAACCCCGTATCGCCGCCGATCAAGAAAGAAGTCACACCCGCCACCAAGAAAGAACTCCCGCCGGCCAAGAAGAAGCCGACAACTCCCTCGGAGCAGGAGAAGCAGAAGCTGAAGCTCGGCACCGGCTGCTCATGA
- a CDS encoding molecular chaperone TorD family protein: MQAIATELSELEAKAGLYSLLAQAFNYPDKDLVNALRGGEFLNALAQWAEALGHPSLLKTITACHKEYAGKQPGGKADLLLDMERDYTRMFFASKPRLAYLFESVYREGKLLQESTFQIARLYADAGLKLTEDFRLPPDHIAVELEFLSFLVFKEIEGTKKGKSKQADYARELQAQVIDEHLGAFAASIGERVMEHARTNFYRTVALILKHCFSEAAR; the protein is encoded by the coding sequence ATGCAAGCGATCGCGACTGAGCTAAGTGAACTGGAAGCCAAGGCCGGCCTGTACTCGCTGTTGGCCCAGGCCTTCAACTATCCCGATAAGGACTTGGTGAATGCCCTGCGCGGAGGCGAGTTCTTGAATGCGCTGGCGCAGTGGGCCGAAGCCCTTGGGCATCCATCGCTGCTCAAGACGATCACCGCCTGCCACAAGGAATATGCCGGAAAGCAGCCCGGCGGCAAAGCCGACCTCCTCCTTGACATGGAGAGGGACTACACGCGGATGTTCTTTGCGTCCAAGCCGCGGCTCGCCTACCTCTTCGAGTCAGTGTACCGGGAAGGCAAGCTGCTGCAGGAATCCACCTTCCAGATTGCGCGTTTATACGCCGATGCCGGCCTGAAGCTGACCGAAGATTTCCGCCTGCCCCCCGATCACATCGCGGTCGAGCTGGAGTTCCTCTCGTTCTTGGTGTTCAAGGAGATCGAGGGCACGAAGAAAGGGAAATCCAAGCAGGCGGACTATGCGCGCGAATTGCAGGCGCAAGTGATCGACGAACATCTGGGCGCGTTCGCAGCAAGCATCGGAGAACGGGTGATGGAGCACGCTCGCACCAACTTTTACCGTACCGTCGCTCTCATCTTGAAGCATTGCTTTTCGGAGGCGGCGCGCTGA
- the moaA gene encoding GTP 3',8-cyclase MoaA yields the protein MTDLQGRLINYLRLSVTDRCNLRCRYCMPAEGVPWIPHEDILRFEELERIARQAVALGLCKIRVTGGEPLVRRGVIGFLERLVAIPGMRSLVLTTNGVLLAQMAEELRRAGVERLNVSLDSLRPVTFAQITRGGDLQEVLDGVAAAEIAGFPPVKINTVVMRGINEDEVSDFAELTLRQAYTVRFIEYMPTMERADWHSTWVSGAEILRKLEQRYRLEELTSADPHGPARYLRIAGAAGKIGIITPVSNHFCDCCNRLRVTASGLAKACLFARGGVDLKPYLRQGDEALRGALRQIATHKPAWHNLFTPQTQHAPFSMAAIGG from the coding sequence TTGACCGACCTGCAAGGCCGGCTAATCAACTACCTCCGGCTCTCCGTCACCGACCGCTGTAACCTGCGCTGCCGCTACTGCATGCCCGCCGAGGGCGTCCCCTGGATTCCACACGAAGACATCTTGCGATTCGAAGAGCTGGAGCGCATCGCGCGACAGGCGGTCGCGCTGGGCCTGTGCAAGATACGGGTCACGGGCGGCGAACCTCTGGTTCGCAGAGGCGTGATCGGATTCCTGGAGAGGCTGGTCGCAATTCCTGGCATGCGTTCGCTTGTGCTGACGACGAACGGCGTGCTCCTGGCTCAGATGGCAGAGGAGTTGCGCCGAGCGGGCGTGGAGCGGCTGAACGTAAGCCTCGATTCTCTCCGCCCCGTGACCTTCGCGCAGATCACCCGCGGGGGAGATCTGCAGGAGGTGCTCGACGGCGTTGCCGCCGCTGAAATCGCCGGCTTCCCGCCGGTGAAGATCAACACCGTGGTCATGCGGGGGATCAACGAGGACGAAGTCTCCGACTTCGCCGAACTCACACTGCGGCAGGCTTACACCGTTCGCTTCATTGAGTACATGCCGACCATGGAACGAGCGGACTGGCATTCCACTTGGGTCTCTGGCGCAGAGATCTTGCGCAAGTTGGAACAGAGGTACCGGCTCGAGGAGCTGACCTCGGCCGATCCGCATGGCCCGGCGCGCTACCTCCGGATCGCGGGGGCCGCTGGAAAGATCGGCATCATTACCCCCGTCTCAAACCATTTCTGTGATTGCTGTAACCGCCTTCGTGTGACCGCTTCGGGCCTGGCGAAAGCCTGCCTGTTCGCCCGCGGCGGCGTCGATCTGAAGCCTTATCTGCGCCAGGGGGACGAGGCACTGCGTGGGGCGTTGCGTCAGATCGCCACCCACAAGCCAGCATGGCACAACCTATTCACTCCACAGACCCAGCATGCGCCGTTCTCCATGGCAGCTATCGGAGGGTAA
- a CDS encoding sulfurtransferase, producing the protein MHKMLVSTDWLSEHLSHADLVLLHVGADRANYDAGHIPGARFVDWAQVTTTRNGVPNQVPAVADLKAVFEKLGVGDDSHVIIYGDTPLLAAEVYFEFDYLGHGSKAAVLDGLLEKWKAEKRPLSKDALQVKPATLTVTEHPELLLDMAAIQKIVAEKKIIILDGRPPDQYSGKNPGGGIKRGGHIPGAKNVFWTQTVVSKENPSLKPLQEIRALYEAAGLKPGDPVVVYCRTGPIATHEYFTLKLAGFKPQLYNGSFMEWSNAGTTPVESGL; encoded by the coding sequence ATGCACAAGATGCTCGTGAGCACGGACTGGCTCTCCGAGCATCTCAGCCATGCCGACCTTGTACTCCTGCATGTGGGCGCCGATCGGGCGAACTATGATGCCGGCCACATACCCGGCGCCCGTTTCGTCGACTGGGCGCAAGTCACAACCACCCGCAACGGGGTTCCCAACCAGGTCCCCGCAGTCGCTGATCTGAAGGCGGTATTCGAGAAGCTGGGGGTAGGCGACGACTCGCACGTCATCATCTACGGCGACACTCCGCTGCTGGCGGCCGAGGTCTACTTCGAATTCGACTACCTCGGCCACGGCTCGAAGGCGGCGGTGCTCGATGGCCTGCTGGAAAAGTGGAAAGCGGAGAAACGCCCACTCAGCAAGGACGCGCTCCAGGTCAAACCGGCCACGCTGACCGTTACCGAACATCCGGAACTGCTGCTGGACATGGCCGCGATACAGAAAATTGTTGCCGAGAAGAAGATCATCATCCTCGACGGCCGCCCGCCCGACCAATACTCCGGGAAGAATCCCGGCGGCGGCATCAAGCGTGGCGGCCACATTCCCGGCGCGAAGAACGTGTTCTGGACGCAGACGGTGGTCAGCAAGGAGAACCCGTCGCTGAAGCCGCTGCAAGAGATCCGCGCGCTGTACGAAGCCGCGGGCCTCAAGCCGGGTGATCCGGTGGTGGTCTATTGCCGCACCGGCCCCATCGCTACCCACGAGTACTTCACCCTCAAGCTGGCCGGCTTCAAGCCACAGCTTTACAACGGCTCATTCATGGAATGGAGCAACGCCGGTACGACGCCGGTGGAATCGGGACTCTAG